The genome window GACTCGTCAGGCGCGTCCGTTCGTTTAAGTGATTTCTGGCGTGAACAACCTGCGCTGATATTATTCTGGCGTCAATTTGGTTGCGGCTGTGGCATGGATCGCGCTCAACGCCTGCAGAATGAGTATACCGATTATGTTTCAGCAGGCGCAAAAATAGTTGTTATTGGCCAAGGCGAGCCGGAACGCGCCGCCTTATACGCCCAAAAGTACGGCGTGCCTTGTCCTGTTTTGTGTGACCCCGAAGAACGTGCCTATCGAAAATATGGGTGTTTGGAAGGCAAGCCATCCCAGATATTTTTTGACGCGCCGGAAGAATTCCTGCTTTGCGATTATGAGGCAGGCGTTAAGTTGGCGCAAACGCGCAGGGAGGCAGGTCGTCCAATCGTGGACAATCCTTGGTTAATGCCAAGTGAGTTTGTTGTAGATCGTAGCGGGATTATTCGTCTTATCTATCGTTGGCAATATTGCGAAGACTTTCCCAATCCTTTGGTGCATATCGCCGCCATCAAAGAGGCCATTGCGAAAAACGGGAAAGCCTAAAGACAAGGAGCGGGCTACCAAAGCGTCCCGGACGAGCACCACGGTGCGAGACGGCAGGATAATGTACTCCGTCTCGCTTTGCTTACAGAGCGCATGGCTGGGTGGCTTCGCAATCCCCTGTGGGGATGATATTGCGCACCGTTGGGCGGTACCTCCCATGGGATCCCCGCATATATAATGCCCACGGTCACAAATTGCGCTTTCCCGCTTGTAAAACGCTGCAATTTGTGACCGCACTGGGTATAACGGCAAGGTTGAGGAGATAAACATGAACCAACAACTGAGGGCAAAACTGGATCGGTCATTCAAACTGACCCGCGATCTTGTCATCCATCTGGATGAGACATCCCTGAACCTGGATTTGCCAAACCTGCCGTCCAATCGTATTGCGGGTCAATTGTGGTGCATCGTCGGCGCTCGTGAAAGTTATACCAAGGCGATCAAGGCGGGTGGCTGGCAGGGATTCTCGTGCAGTCTCACAACGCCGCGCGTGAAGCAGTCTGTGCTTGCCGCTCTGGAAGAGTCGCATAAACAAATGAACGAAATCGACTTCATGGAGTTGAGCGACCCGCAGATCGGACTTGCATTCGACCTGCTTGAACATGAAGTCCAGCACCACGGGCAGCTCATCCGCTTTGTCTATGGAAACGGGCTTACTTTCCCGGATAGTTGGAATAAGCGATATACAGTG of Anaerolineales bacterium contains these proteins:
- a CDS encoding peroxiredoxin-like family protein gives rise to the protein MSSNLESQIKSAEQEWMGHYKKGPTRLRWTEMPPQVGDTAPDFEMLDSSGASVRLSDFWREQPALILFWRQFGCGCGMDRAQRLQNEYTDYVSAGAKIVVIGQGEPERAALYAQKYGVPCPVLCDPEERAYRKYGCLEGKPSQIFFDAPEEFLLCDYEAGVKLAQTRREAGRPIVDNPWLMPSEFVVDRSGIIRLIYRWQYCEDFPNPLVHIAAIKEAIAKNGKA